From a single Planococcus shenhongbingii genomic region:
- a CDS encoding branched-chain amino acid ABC transporter permease, translating into MRNPFVNESGNYKTSYAKDMKLFGSKSAALRMFALIALALLVPLFTSNYVIGLLTLCTIASIGAIGLNILTGFTGQISIGTGAFLGVGGYTSAILTSTYGLSFWIALPLAGLVTAVVGGLFGIPSLRLKGLYLAIATLAAQFIIIFIISRWTSVTGGTGGMSLSRPTAGLFSLSSNTSYYYLCIVILMLTALYATNLVRTRTGRAFLAVRDRDVAAQIMGINLFKYKVMGFAISSFFVGIAGSLLAHYTMIVSPEFYGISVSIEYLAMILIGGLGSVMGSILGAVFITLLPVGLTMIIDFMVLYLPSLGQILSSFREFVFGIVIILFLIFEPGGLASMWTNLKNYFKLWPFSH; encoded by the coding sequence ATGCGAAATCCGTTTGTCAATGAAAGCGGTAATTATAAAACAAGCTATGCCAAAGACATGAAATTATTCGGATCGAAAAGCGCTGCATTAAGAATGTTTGCGTTAATTGCACTTGCCCTGCTGGTTCCGCTGTTTACGTCCAATTACGTGATCGGATTACTGACGCTTTGCACAATTGCTTCAATTGGAGCAATTGGGCTTAATATCCTGACGGGCTTTACCGGACAGATTTCTATCGGCACCGGAGCATTCTTAGGGGTAGGCGGCTATACTTCGGCGATTCTGACATCCACTTACGGACTGAGCTTTTGGATTGCTCTTCCTCTTGCCGGTTTAGTAACGGCGGTTGTCGGCGGTTTGTTCGGGATTCCATCGCTTCGCTTGAAGGGATTGTATCTGGCGATTGCAACGCTCGCTGCCCAGTTTATCATCATCTTCATCATCAGCCGCTGGACCAGCGTCACTGGCGGGACAGGAGGGATGTCGCTTAGCCGCCCGACGGCTGGACTTTTCTCTTTGTCGAGCAATACGAGCTACTATTATTTATGCATCGTTATCTTGATGCTGACCGCGCTGTATGCGACCAATTTGGTCCGGACGCGTACTGGACGTGCTTTCCTGGCAGTGCGGGACCGTGATGTAGCTGCGCAAATCATGGGCATCAATTTGTTTAAGTATAAAGTGATGGGCTTTGCCATCAGCTCTTTCTTTGTCGGAATCGCCGGTTCTTTGCTGGCTCATTACACAATGATTGTCAGTCCGGAGTTCTACGGCATCAGCGTTTCAATCGAATACTTGGCCATGATTTTGATCGGCGGGCTCGGCAGTGTCATGGGTTCCATTTTAGGAGCCGTCTTTATCACGCTCTTGCCGGTAGGCTTGACGATGATCATCGACTTCATGGTGCTGTATTTGCCAAGTCTGGGACAAATTTTGTCTTCATTCCGGGAATTCGTCTTTGGCATAGTTATCATCCTGTTTTTGATTTTTGAGCCTGGGGGGCTCGCCTCCATGTGGACCAATTTAAAAAATTATTTCAAGTTATGGCCGTTTTCCCATTAA
- a CDS encoding ABC transporter substrate-binding protein, which translates to MKNNRMKAISVLLGLSLVLGACGEEAATSGGGAKEGERTVTIGSFYDITGGTSDTGTPYSEGQEDFFANLEKTGGIEGLHIEHKGEDYAYEISEAQRLYQTYRDRDGVSAILGWGTGDTEALRKQVATDKIPFMSASYSESLKDLKESPYNFFVAASYSDQGRMVLNWIKENHKGDNPTVALLYSDTGFGRSPIEDIKKYGEEIGVEIVDEQVIELSATEAQSQLLNMEKKNPDYAIIQQTWGATSTILRDAKTLKIDTQFIGLNQAAGEGLVEQAGEVSEGFMAVLTHSLPYEDVEGMKEYKTFLEGDGRSIEDINMQHVAGWVAAKVMVEGIKEAAELKAEGDITGEDVLAGLESLDNLDLGGLAAPVTFSEESHAGTNQARLGKVVDGKWEPMSDYLSAEK; encoded by the coding sequence TTGAAAAACAACAGAATGAAAGCGATCAGTGTATTACTCGGATTATCATTGGTTCTTGGAGCTTGCGGTGAAGAAGCTGCGACAAGCGGAGGCGGCGCAAAAGAAGGGGAAAGAACGGTAACGATCGGCTCGTTTTATGACATTACCGGTGGAACCAGCGATACAGGAACTCCGTATTCTGAAGGGCAAGAAGACTTCTTCGCAAATTTAGAAAAAACGGGCGGCATTGAAGGCCTTCATATCGAACATAAAGGAGAAGATTACGCCTACGAAATTAGCGAAGCGCAGCGCCTTTATCAGACTTACCGAGATCGTGATGGCGTATCGGCAATCCTTGGATGGGGAACAGGCGATACGGAAGCCCTTCGCAAGCAGGTAGCAACTGATAAAATTCCTTTCATGTCCGCTTCGTACTCTGAAAGCTTGAAGGATTTAAAAGAAAGCCCGTACAACTTTTTCGTAGCTGCTTCTTATTCGGATCAAGGCCGTATGGTGTTGAACTGGATCAAAGAAAATCATAAAGGAGACAATCCAACGGTTGCTTTGCTTTACAGCGATACAGGGTTCGGACGCTCTCCAATTGAAGACATCAAAAAATACGGTGAGGAAATCGGCGTTGAAATTGTAGACGAGCAAGTCATCGAATTATCAGCAACAGAAGCTCAGTCTCAATTATTGAACATGGAAAAGAAAAATCCGGACTATGCGATTATCCAGCAAACATGGGGAGCGACTTCAACCATTCTGCGTGATGCAAAAACGCTTAAAATCGATACGCAGTTTATCGGCTTGAACCAGGCGGCAGGCGAAGGTTTGGTTGAGCAAGCCGGTGAAGTATCAGAAGGCTTTATGGCAGTACTTACACATTCCCTTCCATATGAAGACGTAGAAGGAATGAAAGAGTACAAAACCTTCTTGGAAGGCGATGGCCGATCAATCGAAGACATCAACATGCAGCATGTGGCAGGCTGGGTAGCTGCAAAAGTAATGGTAGAAGGCATCAAAGAAGCAGCTGAGCTGAAAGCAGAAGGCGATATTACCGGGGAAGATGTTCTGGCAGGTCTTGAATCCCTTGATAACCTCGACCTTGGCGGATTAGCAGCACCGGTAACGTTTAGTGAAGAAAGCCACGCCGGCACAAACCAAGCGCGCCTCGGCAAAGTGGTAGACGGAAAATGGGAACCAATGAGCGATTACTTAAGCGCTGAAAAATAA
- a CDS encoding ABC transporter ATP-binding protein, which produces MLRVNNIEAVYSKMILALKGVSLEVPEGKIVALLGSNGAGKSTTLKSISGLLAGEDGLITDGTIEFKGQKITGMAPDAIVKSGIFQCIEGRRVFKDLTVEENLMAGAYTRKDRKNIKGDIEKIYEYFPKLKALQSRKAGFLSGGEQQMLAIGRGIMAKPKLLLLDEPSLGIAPLLVEEIFKNIKKINQEEGMSILVVEQNAAVALSIADYGYIMEGGRVVMEGAVENLLANEEIREHYLGIGKEGENNFKEDKMYKRRQKMVW; this is translated from the coding sequence ATGCTTCGGGTAAATAATATAGAAGCTGTTTATTCCAAGATGATTCTTGCGCTTAAAGGGGTTTCCCTCGAAGTGCCGGAAGGAAAAATTGTAGCGCTGCTTGGCAGCAACGGCGCCGGCAAATCAACGACATTAAAGTCGATTTCAGGGCTGCTTGCTGGAGAAGATGGACTGATCACGGACGGGACGATTGAATTTAAAGGACAAAAAATCACCGGAATGGCCCCGGATGCCATTGTGAAAAGCGGAATTTTTCAGTGCATAGAAGGCCGGCGCGTCTTTAAAGATTTAACGGTTGAAGAAAATCTGATGGCCGGCGCCTATACTCGGAAAGACCGCAAAAACATAAAAGGGGATATTGAGAAGATCTATGAATACTTCCCCAAATTAAAAGCGCTTCAAAGCCGTAAAGCGGGTTTTCTGTCAGGTGGCGAACAGCAAATGCTGGCAATTGGCCGAGGCATCATGGCGAAGCCGAAACTGCTGCTGCTGGATGAGCCTTCCCTTGGAATCGCACCGTTGTTAGTGGAGGAGATTTTCAAGAACATCAAAAAGATTAACCAGGAAGAAGGCATGTCCATTTTGGTTGTAGAACAAAATGCCGCGGTAGCTTTATCGATTGCCGATTACGGCTACATCATGGAAGGTGGCCGTGTGGTCATGGAAGGTGCAGTGGAAAACCTTTTGGCAAATGAAGAAATCCGGGAGCATTATTTGGGGATCGGCAAAGAAGGCGAAAACAATTTCAAAGAAGATAAGATGTACAAACGGCGCCAGAAAATGGTTTGGTAA
- a CDS encoding NADP-dependent oxidoreductase: protein MPSKQREIHLANRPEGLPSKEDFEFVELDMPSPEENQVLVRTLYLSVDPYMRGRMRDTKSYIAPFPLNKALIGGAVAEVVESRSELFKPGDVVTGYMKWAEYSVVKGEKIRKVDTSIAPVTAYLGILGMTGLTAYFGLLDIGKPQAGETVVVSGAAGAVGSAVGQIAKIKGTKVVGIAGSDEKIDFLINELGFDHAVNYKKDSFQDNLKAALPDGVDVYFDNVGGEVSDAVINLLNKNARIPLCGAISSYNKEEDIGPRIQPALIKTSSLIQGYTVGNYAAEFEKGSADMAKWLQEGKLKFEETIVEGFDNTPDAFIGLFEGANIGKMLVKVADPEFY from the coding sequence ATCCCATCTAAGCAACGAGAAATTCATTTGGCCAACCGTCCGGAAGGTTTGCCATCAAAAGAAGATTTTGAGTTTGTGGAACTGGATATGCCGTCACCGGAAGAAAATCAGGTGCTGGTGCGGACATTGTATTTATCCGTTGACCCTTATATGCGCGGGCGCATGCGGGATACCAAATCGTATATTGCACCTTTTCCATTAAATAAAGCCCTTATCGGCGGAGCGGTTGCCGAAGTAGTGGAATCCCGGTCCGAACTTTTCAAACCAGGAGATGTCGTAACCGGCTACATGAAATGGGCAGAGTACAGTGTGGTGAAAGGGGAGAAAATCCGTAAAGTCGATACTTCCATCGCCCCTGTCACTGCATATCTCGGGATTCTTGGAATGACCGGACTGACCGCTTATTTCGGTTTGCTCGATATCGGCAAGCCGCAGGCCGGCGAAACGGTCGTCGTGTCCGGCGCAGCAGGTGCCGTCGGTTCGGCTGTTGGCCAGATTGCCAAAATCAAAGGAACCAAAGTAGTGGGCATCGCAGGCTCAGATGAAAAAATCGATTTCCTGATAAATGAACTGGGCTTCGACCATGCCGTCAACTACAAAAAAGACAGCTTCCAGGATAACTTAAAAGCGGCTTTGCCTGATGGCGTCGATGTTTACTTTGACAATGTCGGCGGTGAGGTATCAGATGCCGTCATCAACTTGCTGAATAAGAATGCGCGGATCCCGTTATGCGGCGCCATTTCTTCCTATAATAAAGAAGAAGATATCGGTCCGCGCATCCAGCCAGCACTGATCAAAACAAGTTCGTTGATCCAAGGCTATACAGTCGGCAATTATGCAGCGGAATTTGAAAAAGGCTCTGCTGACATGGCCAAGTGGCTGCAGGAAGGCAAATTGAAATTTGAAGAAACGATTGTCGAAGGCTTTGACAACACGCCGGACGCCTTTATCGGGCTTTTTGAAGGCGCCAATATCGGCAAAATGCTGGTGAAAGTGGCTGATCCTGAATTTTACTGA
- a CDS encoding SDR family oxidoreductase, which yields MKTAIITGASSGIGQATAKEMAAKGFAVMLAARREDRLVELKNEIEKAGGRAEYQVTDVSSRIEMQSLADATLAQFGQIDVLVNNAGLMPLSYLNKLKVDEWDRMIDVNIKGVLYGIAAVLPYMEERKKGHIINVASVAGHVVSPGSAVYSGTKFAVRAITEGLRKEIDPSHEIRATIISPGAVATELRNTITDEDVLTNFKSRSGVEPLQSIDIARAIVYAVDQPPHVDVNEVLIRPRQQPN from the coding sequence ATGAAAACAGCCATCATTACAGGTGCAAGCAGCGGGATTGGCCAAGCCACGGCAAAAGAAATGGCAGCTAAGGGATTTGCGGTCATGCTGGCGGCAAGAAGGGAAGACCGGCTGGTGGAACTGAAAAATGAAATCGAAAAAGCTGGCGGACGGGCGGAATATCAAGTGACCGATGTCAGTTCAAGAATTGAAATGCAGTCGCTGGCCGATGCCACGCTTGCCCAGTTCGGCCAAATAGATGTCCTGGTCAACAATGCCGGCTTGATGCCATTGTCTTATTTGAATAAACTGAAAGTCGACGAATGGGATAGAATGATTGATGTCAATATCAAAGGCGTGCTTTACGGCATTGCGGCGGTTCTTCCTTATATGGAAGAACGAAAAAAAGGGCATATTATCAATGTCGCATCTGTGGCGGGGCATGTCGTTTCACCGGGAAGTGCTGTCTATAGCGGAACAAAGTTTGCGGTACGTGCCATCACGGAAGGACTGCGCAAAGAAATCGATCCTTCCCACGAAATCCGGGCGACGATTATTTCCCCGGGAGCGGTAGCAACGGAATTAAGAAATACGATTACGGACGAAGATGTTCTGACCAACTTTAAAAGTAGAAGCGGCGTAGAACCGCTGCAGTCAATAGACATTGCCCGCGCTATCGTCTACGCAGTCGATCAGCCGCCGCATGTCGACGTTAACGAGGTGTTGATCCGGCCGAGGCAGCAGCCGAATTAA
- a CDS encoding SDR family oxidoreductase, which produces MATTKSAIITGASSGIGQATAKELASRGFAVLLAARREERLVELKNEIEQAGGQAAYKVTDVTSAEDMKALGEAAIEQFGQIDVMVNNAGLMPLSYMNKLKIEEWDRMVDVNIKGVLYGIAAVLPHMEEREEGHIINISSVAGHDITPGSAVYSGTKFAVRAITEGLRQELSPAMNIRATIVSPGAVATELSDTITDQDILDGFASGSPMKFLEAEDIARAIGYAVEQPDYVDVNEILIRPRQQK; this is translated from the coding sequence ATGGCAACAACGAAATCAGCAATTATTACAGGAGCGAGCAGTGGAATCGGGCAAGCGACGGCAAAAGAATTAGCATCAAGAGGATTTGCTGTTTTGCTGGCGGCACGGCGCGAAGAACGTCTGGTTGAATTGAAAAACGAAATTGAACAAGCAGGCGGTCAGGCTGCATACAAAGTAACGGATGTCACTTCAGCTGAAGACATGAAAGCGTTAGGGGAAGCAGCCATTGAACAATTTGGCCAAATTGACGTGATGGTCAATAATGCAGGCTTGATGCCGCTGTCTTATATGAACAAACTGAAAATCGAAGAATGGGACCGGATGGTCGACGTCAACATCAAAGGCGTACTGTATGGCATCGCTGCTGTGCTGCCGCATATGGAAGAGCGCGAAGAAGGGCATATCATCAATATTTCTTCGGTTGCAGGACATGATATTACACCAGGCAGCGCGGTGTACAGCGGGACAAAATTTGCGGTTCGCGCCATTACCGAAGGGCTGCGCCAGGAATTGAGCCCGGCGATGAACATCAGAGCGACAATCGTCTCGCCGGGCGCAGTCGCAACTGAACTGTCTGATACAATTACCGATCAAGATATTCTCGACGGATTCGCAAGCGGAAGTCCGATGAAGTTTTTGGAAGCGGAAGACATTGCCCGCGCCATCGGCTATGCAGTTGAACAGCCGGACTATGTGGATGTAAACGAAATATTGATCAGACCAAGACAACAAAAATAA
- a CDS encoding sugar kinase, with protein MSKTFSVFTLGDALITFNPSETGPLRYVSAFTRKVGGAELNFAIGCARLGLHTKWTSRLGGDEFGRVIYNFARGEGVDMANVEFVENYPTSLNFKEIREDGSGKTFYYRYQSPILTLEPEDITEAMFEEIDLIHLTGVFLAIDPKNLAIVKRVLEIANEKEIKVSFDPNIRLKLWTLEQAKAAYLEIFPYVDILLTGLDEIEMIIGDASEAALEQCAIDFNIGQLVIKDGGNGARLYQDQTWYTKEAFKVSPIDTVGAGDGFDAGYIYAMLHGYSPEDTLEFANGVGALVTTVSGDNEGLPYLQEVKALISKEKIIER; from the coding sequence TTGTCGAAGACTTTTAGTGTTTTTACATTGGGTGATGCGCTGATCACGTTCAATCCCTCTGAGACTGGACCGTTGCGGTATGTTTCTGCTTTTACCCGCAAAGTAGGCGGAGCAGAATTGAACTTTGCCATCGGATGCGCCCGTTTAGGATTGCATACCAAATGGACGAGCCGTTTAGGCGGAGATGAATTTGGCCGTGTCATTTACAATTTTGCACGCGGCGAAGGCGTCGATATGGCGAATGTCGAGTTTGTCGAAAACTATCCGACATCATTGAATTTCAAAGAAATCCGTGAAGATGGATCTGGAAAAACGTTTTATTACCGTTACCAGTCGCCAATTTTAACGCTGGAACCGGAAGATATTACAGAAGCGATGTTCGAAGAAATCGATTTGATTCACTTGACCGGCGTTTTCCTGGCAATCGATCCGAAAAACCTGGCCATTGTCAAACGAGTGCTGGAAATTGCGAATGAAAAAGAAATCAAAGTATCATTCGATCCGAATATCCGATTGAAGCTGTGGACGCTTGAACAAGCAAAAGCCGCATATTTGGAAATCTTCCCGTATGTCGATATTTTATTGACCGGGCTGGATGAAATCGAAATGATTATCGGTGATGCTTCTGAAGCAGCGCTGGAGCAATGCGCGATTGACTTCAATATTGGGCAGCTTGTCATCAAAGACGGCGGCAACGGAGCAAGGCTTTATCAGGATCAGACATGGTACACGAAAGAAGCATTCAAAGTCTCGCCAATCGATACCGTCGGAGCGGGAGACGGCTTTGATGCCGGCTATATCTACGCTATGCTCCACGGCTACTCGCCTGAAGATACGCTTGAATTCGCAAACGGTGTGGGTGCGCTTGTAACAACCGTATCAGGAGATAACGAAGGGCTTCCGTACCTGCAGGAAGTAAAGGCTTTAATCAGTAAAGAAAAAATCATTGAACGTTAA
- a CDS encoding bifunctional 2-keto-4-hydroxyglutarate aldolase/2-keto-3-deoxy-6-phosphogluconate aldolase, producing the protein MLKHAILSRLTETKVVAVIRGSSAEEAITLSKAAVQGGIPAIELTYTTPQVQKVFEALAEEDVLLGAGSVLDPETARHAILAGAKFVVSPHFNEEIATVCNRYGIPYLPGCMTIREMVKALESGSDIIKLFPANNFEPSFIKSVNGPLPHVRIMPTGGINLNNIQDWLSAGAVAVGIGSDLNKAYAAGGFEAAVELSQKYMQQSAQ; encoded by the coding sequence ATGTTGAAACACGCTATCCTATCCCGGTTGACAGAAACGAAAGTGGTCGCAGTCATCCGCGGCAGCAGTGCAGAAGAAGCAATCACATTGTCAAAAGCGGCAGTGCAAGGCGGCATTCCAGCCATTGAATTGACTTATACAACTCCTCAAGTACAGAAAGTTTTTGAAGCTTTGGCTGAAGAAGACGTTTTGCTTGGGGCAGGATCGGTACTTGATCCGGAAACAGCACGACACGCAATTTTAGCAGGAGCGAAGTTTGTGGTCAGCCCGCATTTCAACGAAGAAATCGCGACTGTCTGCAACCGTTACGGCATTCCGTATTTGCCGGGCTGCATGACCATCCGTGAAATGGTTAAAGCTTTGGAATCCGGGAGCGATATCATCAAATTATTCCCGGCGAACAATTTCGAACCTTCCTTTATTAAATCGGTCAATGGACCGCTTCCGCATGTGCGGATCATGCCGACAGGCGGCATCAACTTAAACAACATCCAGGACTGGCTTTCAGCAGGAGCAGTCGCAGTCGGAATCGGCAGCGATCTGAACAAAGCATATGCAGCAGGCGGATTTGAAGCGGCTGTAGAATTGAGTCAAAAATACATGCAGCAAAGCGCGCAGTAA
- the uxuA gene encoding mannonate dehydratase, with product MNMTFRWYGRGNDTVTLEHIKQIPGVKGIVWALHDKPAGAVWEKEDIKAEVEYIESHGFHIDVVESVNVHESIKLGNAERGQYIENYKQSIRNLAEFGVKVICYNFMPIFDWTRTEMFHPLEDGSTALFFEKAKVDSIEPKELIREVSEASDLTLPGWEPEKLDRITELFDAYKEIDEAKLWENLAFFLKEILPVAEEAGIKMAIHPDDPPFSIFGLPRIITGAESYEKLIEISDSPSNAFTMCTGSMGASPNNNMVEIAKKYANRAPFSHIRNVKVYDNGDFTETSHYTQDGSIDIKGIVKVLHEQDYTGYVRPDHGRHIWGEVCRPGYGLYDRALGIMYLLGLWDAYETKRMEGAK from the coding sequence ATGAACATGACATTTCGCTGGTACGGCAGAGGCAACGACACCGTAACTTTAGAACATATCAAACAGATTCCGGGCGTAAAAGGGATTGTCTGGGCACTTCATGACAAACCCGCAGGAGCAGTCTGGGAAAAAGAAGACATCAAAGCTGAAGTGGAATACATTGAATCCCACGGCTTCCATATAGATGTAGTAGAAAGCGTCAACGTCCATGAGTCCATTAAATTGGGCAATGCAGAACGCGGCCAGTACATCGAAAACTACAAACAATCAATCCGCAACTTAGCGGAATTCGGCGTTAAAGTGATTTGCTATAATTTCATGCCGATTTTCGACTGGACACGCACGGAGATGTTCCACCCGCTGGAAGACGGTTCAACAGCATTATTCTTCGAAAAAGCGAAAGTGGACAGCATCGAACCAAAAGAACTCATACGGGAAGTCAGCGAAGCATCCGATTTGACGCTGCCAGGCTGGGAACCGGAAAAGCTGGACCGCATCACGGAATTGTTTGATGCCTATAAAGAAATCGACGAAGCGAAGCTTTGGGAGAACTTAGCGTTCTTCTTAAAAGAAATCCTTCCGGTTGCAGAAGAAGCCGGCATTAAAATGGCCATTCATCCAGATGATCCGCCGTTCTCAATCTTCGGTCTGCCACGCATCATCACAGGCGCAGAAAGTTATGAAAAACTGATTGAAATATCGGATTCACCATCTAATGCTTTCACCATGTGCACAGGTTCCATGGGAGCAAGCCCGAACAATAATATGGTTGAAATTGCGAAGAAATACGCAAACCGCGCACCTTTTTCACATATCCGCAACGTGAAGGTTTACGACAACGGTGATTTCACGGAAACGTCCCATTACACACAAGATGGGTCGATCGATATTAAAGGTATTGTTAAAGTGCTGCATGAGCAGGATTACACAGGGTATGTCCGACCGGATCATGGCCGCCATATCTGGGGTGAAGTATGCCGTCCAGGTTACGGCTTATACGACCGGGCACTCGGTATTATGTATTTGCTTGGTTTATGGGATGCTTACGAAACCAAAAGAATGGAAGGTGCAAAATGA
- a CDS encoding SDR family oxidoreductase, translated as MIPIHENLQGRVAVITGGSGVLCSEMARELARQGIKVAVINRTAEKGEMVAKEITEAGGAALAIQADVLNRNDLEKAKEAVLKEFGKIDILINGAGGNHSDAITGPELHDEQAEGKSFFDLEESGFTNVFSLNFTGTFLACQVFGKELLKSEAPAIVNLSSMSSYAPLTKIPAYSAAKASINNFTMWMAVHFAETGLRVNAIAPGFFKTTQNKDLLVDQDGNLTARSQKILAATPMKKFGQPEDLLGALLFLVDESYSSFVTGTTLAVDGGFMAYSGV; from the coding sequence ATGATTCCAATTCATGAAAATCTTCAAGGCCGTGTAGCGGTCATTACTGGAGGAAGCGGTGTATTATGTTCGGAAATGGCGCGTGAACTCGCACGCCAAGGCATCAAAGTGGCCGTTATCAACCGGACAGCTGAAAAAGGCGAAATGGTTGCTAAAGAAATCACGGAAGCCGGAGGAGCTGCGTTGGCCATCCAAGCAGATGTTTTGAATCGCAATGACTTGGAAAAAGCGAAAGAAGCTGTGCTGAAAGAGTTTGGCAAAATTGATATTTTGATCAACGGCGCAGGCGGGAACCACTCGGATGCCATTACCGGACCTGAACTTCATGATGAACAAGCCGAAGGGAAATCTTTCTTCGATTTGGAAGAAAGCGGTTTTACCAATGTATTTTCCCTGAATTTCACGGGTACATTCTTGGCATGCCAAGTGTTCGGCAAAGAATTGCTGAAAAGTGAAGCGCCGGCCATCGTCAATTTATCATCGATGAGTTCGTATGCACCTTTGACGAAAATTCCAGCTTACAGCGCTGCGAAAGCATCGATCAATAATTTCACAATGTGGATGGCGGTTCATTTCGCTGAAACCGGTTTACGCGTCAACGCCATTGCACCTGGCTTTTTCAAGACTACCCAGAACAAAGATTTGCTGGTGGACCAGGACGGCAATCTGACTGCACGATCACAAAAAATCCTTGCTGCTACACCAATGAAGAAATTCGGTCAGCCTGAAGATTTGCTTGGAGCGCTCCTGTTCCTGGTGGATGAATCGTATTCTTCCTTTGTCACCGGTACAACATTAGCGGTTGACGGCGGCTTTATGGCTTATTCAGGAGTCTAG
- a CDS encoding LacI family DNA-binding transcriptional regulator, translating to MARNVTIAQVAEQAKVSKSTVSQFLNKRYEYMSESTRQRIEAAIEELNYHPNIIARSLKQKSTYTVGVIVANILHSFSTQILRAIENNFNDNGFHIIICNADDEPEKERNYIEMLLAKQVDGLIIFPTGGNLDLYEQMKQRNFPVVFMDRKIDGLEIDTVMLDNHQAAKLAVDAFVESDYNQISIITTSIIRNTSPRVERIEGYKLALEEHGLPVRPEYIRTADAEQIQGVLKELFALQEPPEAILAGNDIVLIEVLKYMKDHQLKIPKDVAVIGIDEVSFASFYSPPLTVVTQPTIEMANKATELLLAQINSKNKTARTAIHRLHPSLIKRSSC from the coding sequence ATGGCGAGAAATGTAACCATAGCCCAAGTAGCTGAACAAGCGAAAGTTTCGAAAAGCACCGTCTCCCAATTTTTGAATAAACGCTATGAGTACATGAGTGAGAGCACGCGCCAAAGAATTGAAGCGGCAATTGAAGAGCTCAACTACCACCCGAATATTATTGCGAGAAGCTTGAAGCAGAAATCGACGTATACGGTAGGGGTCATTGTCGCCAATATTCTTCATTCGTTTTCAACGCAGATCCTGCGTGCCATTGAAAATAATTTCAATGACAACGGCTTCCACATCATCATCTGCAACGCTGATGATGAGCCGGAAAAAGAACGGAATTACATCGAGATGCTGTTGGCGAAACAAGTCGACGGGCTCATCATTTTTCCGACCGGCGGCAATCTTGACCTCTATGAACAAATGAAACAGCGGAATTTTCCGGTCGTTTTCATGGACCGGAAAATTGACGGGTTAGAAATTGATACCGTCATGCTTGATAACCACCAAGCTGCGAAACTGGCGGTTGATGCTTTTGTTGAAAGCGATTACAACCAGATTTCCATTATTACAACATCGATTATCCGCAACACAAGCCCGCGTGTCGAACGTATTGAAGGCTATAAACTGGCGCTCGAAGAACATGGTCTTCCGGTGCGGCCGGAATACATCCGGACAGCGGATGCCGAACAGATCCAAGGAGTATTGAAAGAGTTGTTCGCGTTACAGGAACCGCCTGAAGCCATACTTGCCGGAAACGATATTGTACTAATTGAAGTGCTGAAATACATGAAAGACCATCAATTGAAGATTCCCAAAGACGTCGCTGTCATCGGCATCGATGAAGTATCTTTCGCCAGCTTTTACTCACCGCCGCTGACGGTGGTGACACAGCCGACAATTGAAATGGCCAACAAAGCCACTGAATTGCTGCTGGCACAGATTAACTCAAAAAACAAAACAGCCAGAACTGCCATACATCGCTTGCATCCTAGTTTAATAAAGAGAAGTTCTTGTTAA